The Synchiropus splendidus isolate RoL2022-P1 chromosome 1, RoL_Sspl_1.0, whole genome shotgun sequence genome includes a window with the following:
- the LOC128748811 gene encoding monocarboxylate transporter 12-B-like isoform X1, producing the protein MESDEESGSYADESSTHISLVLCCLNFPTVHTRSLATLARRQWVNCGSHREEGRSWTIVSCCFMVMVCTRAVTRCVSIFFVEFQTHFGRDSSATSWLHSLMDCSTMMFAPLGSFVERRWSCRTSVMLGGVLSSCGFLLGSCTTKIEHLYLSLGVMTGVGFSLCYSPSISLVGVYFPNRRSLAWGVAMSGSGIGTLVLAPLVQVLIQWFSWRGALLLLSAIVAHLCVCGSLMWPITAQEMEERGSPVKDEPPGAPWHWMRGRRFSFLLLCASFLLLASGCSLPFIYLVPLADSVGVSSRDSALLLSLLGVIGIAGNISFSWLTDRKCLQDHLLACYTFSVVMEGLACLLTPLLQSYWLLVIFATVYGYFDGAYVALIPAVTSEVVERSQLSPALSLVYFLHSFPYLLSPPAAGRLIDITGSYTPAFLLGGCSLLASATILCIASATRRREAGNS; encoded by the exons ATGGAATCAGATGAAGAATCAGGCAGCTATGCAGATGAATCATCAACACATATCAGTCTTGTCCTCTGCTGCCT AAACTTTCCGACAGTCCACACCCGGAGCCTGGCTACACTTGCGAGGAGGCAGTGGGTGAACTGCGGATCGCACCGTGAAGAAG GGCGGAGTTGGACCattgtcagctgctgcttcatggtGATGGTGTGTACGCGGGCAGTGACCAg GTGTGTGTCCATATTCTTTGTGGAGTTTCAGACTCATTTCGGCCGGGACTCATCAGCAACGTCGTGGCTCCACAGTTTAATGGACTGCAGCACAATGATGTTTG cCCCACTTGGCAGCTTCGTGGAGAGGCGCTGGTCTTGTCGCACCTCTGTGATGCTCGGCGGAGTTCTTTCCTCTTGCGGATTTCTGCTGGGTTCATGTACCACCAAGATAGAACATTTGTACTTGAGTCTGGGTGTGATGACAG gcgTAGGTTTTTCTCTCTGCTACTCTCCCTCGATCTCTCTGGTTGGCGTTTACTTCCCCAACAGGAGGTCTTTAGCGTGGGGCGTGGCCATGTCTGGGAGTGGGATTGGCACCTTGGTTCTGGCTCCACTGGTCCAGGTTTTGATCCAGTGGTTCTCCTGGAGGGGTGCTCTCTTGCTTCTAAGTGCCATTGTCGCTCACCTGTGTGTATGTGGGTCACTGATGTGGCCAATCACAGCACAGGAGATGGAGGAAAGGGGGTCGCCAGTAAAGGATGAGCCACCAG GCGCTCCCTGGCATTGGATGAGGGGGCGAAGATTCAGCTTCCTGCTTCTATGCGCCTCCTTCCTGCTGTTGGCAAGCGGCTGCAGTCTTCCGTTCATCTACCTGGTGCCACTTGCAGACAGTGTTGGTGTGTCCTCTCGAGACTCTGcccttctcctctctctgctcgGGGTCATTGGCATCGCAGGAAACATCAGCTTCAGCTGGCTGACGGACAGGAA ATGTCTTCAGGATCACCTGCTGGCCTGTTACACCTTCTCGGTGGTAATGGAAGGTCTCGCCTGTCTGTTGACTCCGCTCCTCCAATCCTACTGGCTCCTCGTCATTTTTGCGACAGTCTACGGATATTTTGACGGTGCCTATGTGGCCCTGATCCCTGCTGTGACATCAGAAGTGGTGGAACGTTCCCAACTCTCTCCAGCACTTAGCCTGGTCTACTTCCTGCACTCCTTCCCCTACTTGCTCAGCccccctgctgcag GTCGACTGATAGACATCACAGGGAGCTACACGCCTGCCTTCCTGCTCGGGGGCTGCAGTCTGCTGGCCAGCGCAACCATTCTCTGTATTGCCTCTGCCACAAGACGACGGGAGGCGGGAAATAGTTGA
- the LOC128748811 gene encoding monocarboxylate transporter 12-B-like isoform X2 has product MESDEESGSYADESSTHISLVLCCLNFPTVHTRSLATLARRQWVNCGSHREEGRSWTIVSCCFMVMVCTRAVTRCVSIFFVEFQTHFGRDSSATSWLHSLMDCSTMMFGVGFSLCYSPSISLVGVYFPNRRSLAWGVAMSGSGIGTLVLAPLVQVLIQWFSWRGALLLLSAIVAHLCVCGSLMWPITAQEMEERGSPVKDEPPGAPWHWMRGRRFSFLLLCASFLLLASGCSLPFIYLVPLADSVGVSSRDSALLLSLLGVIGIAGNISFSWLTDRKCLQDHLLACYTFSVVMEGLACLLTPLLQSYWLLVIFATVYGYFDGAYVALIPAVTSEVVERSQLSPALSLVYFLHSFPYLLSPPAAGRLIDITGSYTPAFLLGGCSLLASATILCIASATRRREAGNS; this is encoded by the exons ATGGAATCAGATGAAGAATCAGGCAGCTATGCAGATGAATCATCAACACATATCAGTCTTGTCCTCTGCTGCCT AAACTTTCCGACAGTCCACACCCGGAGCCTGGCTACACTTGCGAGGAGGCAGTGGGTGAACTGCGGATCGCACCGTGAAGAAG GGCGGAGTTGGACCattgtcagctgctgcttcatggtGATGGTGTGTACGCGGGCAGTGACCAg GTGTGTGTCCATATTCTTTGTGGAGTTTCAGACTCATTTCGGCCGGGACTCATCAGCAACGTCGTGGCTCCACAGTTTAATGGACTGCAGCACAATGATGTTTG gcgTAGGTTTTTCTCTCTGCTACTCTCCCTCGATCTCTCTGGTTGGCGTTTACTTCCCCAACAGGAGGTCTTTAGCGTGGGGCGTGGCCATGTCTGGGAGTGGGATTGGCACCTTGGTTCTGGCTCCACTGGTCCAGGTTTTGATCCAGTGGTTCTCCTGGAGGGGTGCTCTCTTGCTTCTAAGTGCCATTGTCGCTCACCTGTGTGTATGTGGGTCACTGATGTGGCCAATCACAGCACAGGAGATGGAGGAAAGGGGGTCGCCAGTAAAGGATGAGCCACCAG GCGCTCCCTGGCATTGGATGAGGGGGCGAAGATTCAGCTTCCTGCTTCTATGCGCCTCCTTCCTGCTGTTGGCAAGCGGCTGCAGTCTTCCGTTCATCTACCTGGTGCCACTTGCAGACAGTGTTGGTGTGTCCTCTCGAGACTCTGcccttctcctctctctgctcgGGGTCATTGGCATCGCAGGAAACATCAGCTTCAGCTGGCTGACGGACAGGAA ATGTCTTCAGGATCACCTGCTGGCCTGTTACACCTTCTCGGTGGTAATGGAAGGTCTCGCCTGTCTGTTGACTCCGCTCCTCCAATCCTACTGGCTCCTCGTCATTTTTGCGACAGTCTACGGATATTTTGACGGTGCCTATGTGGCCCTGATCCCTGCTGTGACATCAGAAGTGGTGGAACGTTCCCAACTCTCTCCAGCACTTAGCCTGGTCTACTTCCTGCACTCCTTCCCCTACTTGCTCAGCccccctgctgcag GTCGACTGATAGACATCACAGGGAGCTACACGCCTGCCTTCCTGCTCGGGGGCTGCAGTCTGCTGGCCAGCGCAACCATTCTCTGTATTGCCTCTGCCACAAGACGACGGGAGGCGGGAAATAGTTGA